A section of the Streptomyces sp. NBC_00178 genome encodes:
- a CDS encoding LacI family DNA-binding transcriptional regulator: MAKVTRDDVARLAGTSTAVVSYVINNGPRPVAPATRERVLAAIKELGYRPDRVAQAMASRRTDLIGMIVPDARQPFFAEMAHAVEQAAAERGKMVLVGNSDYRDEREVHYLRAFLGMRVSGLILVSQGPSERAAAEIEAWDARVVLLHERPEAIDDVAVVTDDIGGAQLATRHLLEHGYAYVACLGGTESTPVVGDPVADHIEGWRRAMHEAGRSTDGRLFHAPYNRYDAYQVALKLLSGPDRPPAIFCSTDDQAIGVLRAARELRIDVPEELAVAGFDDVKEAGLTDPPLTTVFSDRPAMARAAVDLVLDDSLRVSGSRRERLKQFPSALVVRRSCGCGEPTVTAR; the protein is encoded by the coding sequence GTGGCCAAGGTGACGCGGGACGATGTGGCGAGACTAGCGGGGACCTCGACAGCGGTCGTCAGCTACGTCATCAACAACGGACCCCGGCCGGTCGCCCCGGCCACGCGCGAGCGGGTGCTCGCCGCGATCAAGGAGCTCGGGTACCGGCCCGACCGGGTCGCCCAGGCCATGGCGTCGCGGCGCACCGACCTCATAGGAATGATCGTGCCGGACGCCCGGCAGCCGTTCTTCGCGGAGATGGCCCACGCGGTCGAACAGGCCGCGGCCGAGCGCGGGAAGATGGTGCTCGTCGGCAACTCCGACTACCGCGACGAGCGCGAGGTCCACTACCTGCGGGCCTTCCTCGGCATGCGCGTCTCCGGGCTCATCCTCGTCAGCCAGGGGCCCAGCGAACGGGCCGCGGCCGAGATAGAGGCGTGGGACGCGCGGGTCGTGCTGCTCCACGAGCGCCCCGAGGCGATCGACGACGTCGCGGTCGTCACCGACGACATCGGCGGCGCCCAGCTCGCCACCCGCCACCTCCTGGAACACGGCTACGCCTACGTCGCGTGCCTCGGCGGCACCGAGTCGACCCCCGTGGTCGGCGACCCGGTCGCCGACCACATCGAGGGCTGGCGCCGGGCCATGCACGAGGCGGGGCGCTCGACCGACGGCCGCCTCTTCCACGCCCCGTACAACCGGTACGACGCCTACCAGGTCGCCCTGAAGCTGCTCTCCGGGCCCGACCGGCCCCCGGCGATCTTCTGCTCGACGGACGACCAGGCCATCGGGGTACTCCGGGCCGCCCGCGAGCTGCGGATCGACGTGCCGGAGGAGCTCGCGGTCGCGGGCTTCGACGACGTGAAGGAGGCGGGCCTGACCGACCCGCCGCTGACGACCGTCTTCTCCGACCGGCCCGCGATGGCACGGGCGGCCGTGGACCTGGTCCTCGACGACTCGCTGCGCGTCTCGGGGTCGCGGCGCGAGCGCCTGAAGCAGTTCCCGTCCGCGCTC
- a CDS encoding response regulator transcription factor, with the protein MSSLLLLTNALQPSTEVLPALGLLLHSVRVAPAEGPALVDTPGADLILIDGRRDLPQVRSLCQLLRSTGPGCPLILVVTEGGLAAVTADWGIDDVLLDTAGPAEVEARLRLATGRQQITADDSPMEIRNGDLSVDEATYSAKLKGRVLDLTFKEFELLKYLAQHPGRVFTRAQLLQEVWGYDYFGGTRTVDVHVRRLRAKLGPEHESLIGTVRNVGYRFVTPEKVERAAEEAKARTASRQAGEALTRSEHSADPRIAEEAPVRPAER; encoded by the coding sequence ATGAGTTCACTGCTGCTCCTGACGAATGCCCTCCAACCGTCGACGGAGGTGCTCCCCGCCCTCGGCCTCCTGCTGCACAGCGTGCGGGTCGCCCCCGCCGAGGGACCCGCTCTCGTCGACACCCCGGGTGCCGACCTCATCCTCATCGACGGGCGGCGCGACCTCCCCCAGGTCCGCTCGCTGTGCCAGCTGCTGCGGTCCACCGGCCCCGGCTGCCCGCTGATCCTCGTCGTGACGGAGGGCGGCCTCGCGGCCGTCACCGCCGACTGGGGCATCGACGACGTCCTGCTGGACACCGCGGGCCCCGCCGAGGTCGAGGCCCGCCTGCGGCTGGCCACCGGCCGCCAGCAGATCACCGCCGACGACTCCCCGATGGAGATCCGCAACGGCGACCTGTCGGTCGACGAGGCGACGTACAGCGCCAAGCTCAAGGGCCGGGTCCTCGACCTGACCTTCAAGGAGTTCGAACTGCTCAAGTACCTGGCGCAGCACCCGGGCCGGGTCTTCACCCGCGCCCAGCTGCTCCAGGAGGTCTGGGGCTACGACTACTTCGGCGGCACGCGCACGGTCGACGTCCACGTGCGCCGGCTGCGCGCCAAGCTGGGCCCCGAGCACGAGTCGCTGATCGGCACCGTCCGCAACGTCGGCTACCGCTTCGTCACCCCCGAGAAGGTGGAGCGGGCGGCCGAGGAGGCCAAGGCCAGGACGGCTTCGCGGCAGGCGGGTGAGGCCCTCACCCGTTCGGAGCATTCGGCCGATCCCCGGATTGCGGAAGAAGCCCCGGTCCGGCCTGCCGAGAGGTAG
- a CDS encoding alpha/beta hydrolase: MSSVSEGRFPRSSVPSITGAPRRTTLLTGDGVRVEAVYTPCAAGSDEGGGDGSGGTAIVLAHGFTGSADRPAVVRAAGVFAQRAAVITFSFRGHGKSGGRSTVGDREVLDLAAAVAWARSLGHRRIITVGFSMGGSVVLRHAALYTAPDSGEFAGQDQRAPGAERVGGRTSAHEGRTGAHTDVVVAVSAPARWYYRGTAPMRRLHWVVTRPAGRLVGRYGFRTRIHREDWNPVPLSPVEAVPLITAPLLIVHGDRDPYFPVDHPRMLAGAADGRAELWLEHGMGHAENAADEDLLTRIADWTESA, translated from the coding sequence ATGAGTTCTGTGTCCGAGGGCAGATTCCCGAGATCCTCCGTTCCCTCGATCACCGGCGCCCCCCGGCGTACCACGTTGCTGACCGGTGACGGGGTTCGTGTCGAGGCGGTGTACACCCCGTGTGCGGCGGGCTCGGATGAGGGCGGAGGCGATGGTTCCGGGGGGACGGCGATCGTCCTCGCGCACGGTTTCACCGGCTCCGCCGACCGGCCGGCCGTGGTGCGTGCCGCCGGGGTGTTCGCCCAGCGTGCGGCCGTGATCACGTTTTCTTTCCGGGGTCACGGAAAGTCCGGCGGGCGGTCCACGGTGGGCGACCGGGAAGTGCTCGATCTGGCCGCCGCGGTCGCCTGGGCGAGGTCGCTGGGACACCGCCGGATCATTACGGTCGGCTTTTCCATGGGCGGCTCCGTGGTGCTCCGGCACGCCGCTCTGTATACGGCTCCGGATTCCGGCGAATTCGCCGGGCAGGATCAGCGTGCGCCGGGGGCCGAACGGGTGGGAGGGCGCACTTCGGCGCACGAGGGGCGTACGGGGGCGCATACGGACGTGGTGGTCGCCGTCAGCGCACCGGCCCGCTGGTACTACCGGGGCACCGCCCCGATGCGCCGGCTGCACTGGGTGGTCACCCGCCCCGCCGGCCGGCTCGTCGGCCGCTACGGCTTCCGCACCCGCATCCACCGCGAGGACTGGAACCCCGTGCCGCTCTCGCCGGTGGAGGCCGTCCCGCTGATCACCGCGCCGCTGCTGATCGTGCACGGCGACCGGGACCCGTACTTCCCGGTCGACCACCCCCGGATGCTGGCCGGAGCCGCGGACGGCCGGGCGGAACTGTGGCTGGAGCACGGCATGGGACACGCCGAGAACGCCGCCGACGAGGACCTGCTCACCCGCATCGCCGACTGGACGGAGTCGGCGTGA
- a CDS encoding MoaD/ThiS family protein, which yields MAAGTIRYWAAAKAAAGTAEEPYAADTLAEALAGARERHPGELTRVLLRSSFLIDGNPVGTRGHETVRLAEGGTVEVLPPFAGG from the coding sequence ATGGCAGCGGGGACGATCCGCTACTGGGCCGCGGCCAAGGCCGCCGCGGGAACCGCGGAGGAGCCGTACGCGGCGGACACGCTCGCCGAGGCGCTGGCCGGGGCGCGCGAGCGCCATCCCGGCGAACTGACACGCGTACTGCTCCGCAGCTCGTTCCTCATCGACGGGAATCCTGTCGGGACGCGCGGGCATGAGACCGTACGGCTTGCCGAGGGCGGCACGGTCGAGGTGCTCCCGCCGTTCGCAGGAGGGTGA
- a CDS encoding LmeA family phospholipid-binding protein, which produces MRALRILLIIAVVLGGVFVAADRVAVHFAESEAADRVGFGGAEAGSTDVSIKGFPFLTQVADSRLDEVDVKVKDIRASAAGRDIRISEIRARLRDVTLGAGYTSATAARATGTAVLSYAALTEAADEGVTVAYGGDGKVKVTGSVRIPLVDRTVTRTVLSSVTLVDGDTVRVRADEVPGEGIPGLEGLVRKKTDFERGIGGLPGGLKLEKIEVAPGGLEISMSGADIPLAG; this is translated from the coding sequence ATGCGCGCACTGCGAATACTGCTGATCATCGCCGTGGTCCTGGGCGGCGTCTTCGTCGCCGCGGACCGTGTCGCCGTGCACTTCGCGGAGTCCGAGGCCGCGGACCGGGTCGGTTTCGGCGGTGCGGAGGCGGGTTCGACCGACGTGTCGATCAAGGGCTTCCCCTTCCTGACCCAGGTGGCCGACTCCCGGCTCGACGAGGTCGACGTGAAGGTGAAGGACATCCGGGCCAGTGCGGCGGGCCGGGACATCCGGATCAGTGAGATCCGCGCCCGGCTGCGCGACGTGACGCTGGGCGCCGGCTACACGAGCGCGACGGCGGCCCGGGCGACCGGGACGGCCGTGCTGTCGTACGCGGCGCTCACCGAGGCGGCCGACGAGGGCGTCACGGTCGCCTACGGCGGCGACGGCAAGGTCAAGGTCACGGGAAGCGTCCGGATCCCGCTGGTGGACCGCACCGTCACGCGCACGGTGCTGTCCAGCGTCACCCTGGTCGACGGGGACACCGTCCGGGTGCGCGCGGACGAGGTCCCGGGTGAGGGCATCCCCGGCCTGGAGGGCCTGGTCAGGAAGAAGACCGACTTCGAGCGCGGGATCGGCGGACTGCCGGGCGGCCTGAAGCTGGAGAAGATCGAGGTCGCGCCCGGCGGTCTGGAGATATCGATGAGCGGCGCCGACATCCCGCTCGCGGGCTGA
- a CDS encoding putative leader peptide → MKRQADLTKRRAVDLCRVAAMLCRTF, encoded by the coding sequence ATGAAGCGACAGGCGGACCTCACGAAGCGGCGGGCAGTAGACCTGTGCCGCGTCGCCGCCATGCTCTGTCGCACCTTCTGA
- a CDS encoding sulfurtransferase encodes MSRADVLVDADWVEAHIDDPQVAIVEVDEDTSAYEKNHIRNAIRIDWTQDLQDPVRRDFIDQAGFEKLLSEKGIGNDTTVVLYGGNNNWFASYAFWYFKLYGHQDVRLLDGGRKKWELDSRDLTDAVPARPAAQYKAKAQDESIRAYRDDVVKAIGSLNLVDVRSPDEFSGKLLAPAHLPQEQSQRPGHVPSARNIPWSKNANDDGTFKSDDELRALYEDEQVDLAKDTIAYCRIGERSALTWFVLHELLGQENVKNYDGSWTEYGSLVGVPIELGANK; translated from the coding sequence ATGAGCCGCGCAGACGTTCTGGTCGACGCCGACTGGGTCGAGGCCCACATCGACGACCCGCAGGTCGCCATCGTCGAGGTCGACGAGGACACCTCGGCGTACGAGAAGAACCACATCAGGAACGCGATCCGGATCGACTGGACCCAGGACCTCCAGGACCCGGTCCGCCGTGACTTCATCGACCAGGCCGGCTTCGAGAAGCTGCTGTCGGAGAAGGGCATCGGGAACGACACCACGGTCGTCCTCTACGGCGGCAACAACAACTGGTTCGCGTCCTACGCGTTCTGGTACTTCAAGCTCTACGGCCACCAGGACGTCCGGCTGCTCGACGGCGGCCGCAAGAAGTGGGAGCTCGACTCCCGCGACCTGACCGACGCCGTCCCGGCCCGTCCGGCCGCGCAGTACAAGGCCAAGGCCCAGGACGAGTCGATCCGCGCCTACCGCGACGACGTCGTGAAGGCCATCGGCAGCCTGAACCTCGTCGACGTGCGCTCGCCCGACGAGTTCAGCGGCAAGCTGCTGGCCCCGGCGCACCTCCCGCAGGAGCAGTCGCAGCGTCCCGGCCACGTGCCGAGCGCCCGCAACATCCCGTGGTCGAAGAACGCCAACGACGACGGCACCTTCAAGTCGGACGACGAGCTGCGGGCCCTCTACGAGGACGAGCAGGTCGACCTGGCGAAGGACACCATTGCCTACTGCCGCATCGGTGAGCGCTCCGCGCTCACGTGGTTCGTCCTCCACGAGCTGCTCGGCCAGGAGAACGTCAAGAACTACGACGGTTCGTGGACCGAGTACGGCTCCCTCGTGGGCGTGCCGATCGAGCTCGGCGCCAACAAGTAA
- a CDS encoding DUF1416 domain-containing protein: MCGAQAGGPDASTIKPGETTIQGSVTRDGEPVTGYVRLLDSTGEFTAEVPTSATGQFRFYAAEGTWTLRALVPGGTADRTVVAQTGGLAEVAIAV; the protein is encoded by the coding sequence ATGTGTGGAGCACAGGCCGGCGGCCCCGACGCTTCGACGATCAAGCCGGGCGAGACGACCATCCAGGGCAGCGTGACCCGCGACGGCGAGCCGGTCACCGGCTACGTCCGGCTGCTGGACTCGACCGGTGAGTTCACCGCGGAGGTCCCGACCTCGGCGACCGGTCAGTTCCGCTTCTACGCGGCCGAGGGCACCTGGACGCTCCGCGCCCTGGTTCCGGGCGGCACCGCCGACCGTACGGTCGTGGCGCAGACCGGTGGCCTCGCTGAGGTCGCCATCGCCGTGTAG
- a CDS encoding DUF3099 domain-containing protein: MYARRKRTYFLMMGGCIVLFVSAWAFVRLWSVPAAVAMCVVAAVIPPAAAVIANRRGPDDRWWDDPSGDPESDDWWDELDGRKRRG; this comes from the coding sequence ATGTACGCGCGGCGCAAGCGCACCTATTTCCTGATGATGGGCGGCTGCATCGTCCTCTTCGTGTCCGCCTGGGCCTTCGTGCGCCTGTGGTCGGTGCCCGCCGCCGTGGCGATGTGCGTGGTCGCGGCCGTCATCCCGCCCGCCGCGGCGGTGATCGCCAACCGCCGGGGCCCGGACGACCGTTGGTGGGACGACCCCTCGGGCGATCCGGAGTCGGACGACTGGTGGGACGAGCTCGACGGCAGGAAGCGCCGCGGGTGA
- a CDS encoding DsrE family protein, giving the protein MSKKLVIKVTAGADSPERCSQAFTVAAVAVASGVEVSLWLTGESAWFALPGRAAEFELPHAAPLPDLVDSILAGGRITLCTQCAARRDITEKDVLDGVRIAGAQVFVQEAVADGTQALVY; this is encoded by the coding sequence ATGTCGAAGAAGCTCGTGATCAAGGTGACTGCCGGTGCCGACTCCCCCGAGCGCTGCTCGCAGGCCTTCACCGTGGCGGCCGTCGCCGTCGCCAGCGGGGTCGAGGTGTCGCTCTGGCTGACCGGCGAGTCCGCCTGGTTCGCCCTGCCGGGGCGTGCCGCGGAGTTCGAACTCCCGCACGCCGCGCCGCTGCCCGACCTGGTCGACTCGATCCTGGCGGGCGGGCGGATCACGCTCTGCACCCAGTGCGCGGCCCGCCGGGACATCACGGAGAAGGACGTCCTGGACGGCGTACGGATCGCGGGGGCCCAGGTCTTCGTGCAGGAGGCCGTGGCGGACGGGACGCAGGCGCTCGTCTACTGA